The following are from one region of the Bactrocera oleae isolate idBacOlea1 chromosome 6, idBacOlea1, whole genome shotgun sequence genome:
- the LOC106619928 gene encoding sulfotransferase 1 family member D1 isoform X1, with the protein MEAYLQLILGCIANKLKMLHIAPKQTIPDDPIRFTKRREIIKVSTDGDFIPLKWKWAETWFTAPLIFKDIFTRTYEFEVRNDDVFIVTFPKCGTTWMQEAAWLLLNNLDYEEASRTHLFKRSVYMDISMLYDTRYEDSIALAAQLKSPRCIKSHFPPHLLPRQIWKKKVKLIYCARNPKDVLTSFSHFIRGKGAYQGNPEDFLDDFLNANITYTPFWPHVFTMWQMRTEPNVFFATFEEMKRNLRGVLERLNVFLEKPTLTEAQMEKLLKHLSFENMKANHQTNPTELIKSSGQRTVATDFEFMRRGIVGSYKDELPERDQRRINEWSEQFLNQFNVSEVDIFGDT; encoded by the exons aaaatgttgCATATCGCCCCAAAGCAAACTATACCCGATGATCCAATACGATTTACAAAAAGGCGGGAAATAATTAAAGTGTCTACTGATGGCGATTTTATACCCCTCAAGTGGAAGTGGGCTGAAACTTGGTTCACAGCGCCCCTTATATTCAAGGATATATTTACGCGGACTTACGAATTCGAAGTGAGAAATGATGATGTCTTCATAGTTACATTTCCGAAATGTGGAACAACTTGGATGCAGGAAGCCGCTTGGTTACTACTAAATAACTTGGACTATGAGGAGGCGAGTAGAACACATTTGTTTAAGCGCAGCGTTTACATGGA CATCAGTATGTTATATGATACAAGGTACGAGGACAGCATAGCATTGGCTGCACAGCTCAAATCGCCACGATGCATCAAATCTCATTTCCCACCGCATTTATTGCCGCGCCAAATTTGGAAAAAGAAGGTAAAG TTGATTTACTGTGCTCGCAATCCGAAAGACGTTTTGACATCCTTCAGCCACTTTATACGCGGCAAGGGTGCCTATCAAGGCAATCCGGAGGACTTTCTTGACGACTTCTTAAATGCTAATATAACTTATACACCTTTCTGGCCTCACGTTTTTACCATGTGGCAAATGCGCACCGAGCCTAATGTCTTTTTCGCCACTTTTGAGGAAATGAAACGCAATCTGCGGGGTGTTTTGGAGCGTTTAAATGTGTTTTTGGAGAAACCCACTTTGACTGAAGCGCAGATGGAGAAGCTATTGAAGCACCTGTCATTCGAAAACATGAAAG CAAATCATCAAACGAATCCAACAGAACTAATTAAAAGTTCTGGCCAAAGGACTGTAGCTACTGACTTCGA ATTTATGCGTCGTGGCATAGTTGGCAGCTACAAAGATGAATTGCCTGAGAGAGATCAGCGGCGCATTAATGAATGGTCTGAGCAATTCCTTAACCAATTTAACGTTAGTGAAGTCGATATTTTTGGCGATACCTAA
- the LOC106619928 gene encoding sulfotransferase 1 family member D1 isoform X2 gives MEAYLQLILGCIANKLKMLHIAPKQTIPDDPIRFTKRREIIKVSTDGDFIPLKWKWAETWFTAPLIFKDIFTRTYEFEVRNDDVFIVTFPKCGTTWMQEAAWLLLNNLDYEEASRTHLFKRSVYMDISMLYDTRYEDSIALAAQLKSPRCIKSHFPPHLLPRQIWKKKLIYCARNPKDVLTSFSHFIRGKGAYQGNPEDFLDDFLNANITYTPFWPHVFTMWQMRTEPNVFFATFEEMKRNLRGVLERLNVFLEKPTLTEAQMEKLLKHLSFENMKANHQTNPTELIKSSGQRTVATDFEFMRRGIVGSYKDELPERDQRRINEWSEQFLNQFNVSEVDIFGDT, from the exons aaaatgttgCATATCGCCCCAAAGCAAACTATACCCGATGATCCAATACGATTTACAAAAAGGCGGGAAATAATTAAAGTGTCTACTGATGGCGATTTTATACCCCTCAAGTGGAAGTGGGCTGAAACTTGGTTCACAGCGCCCCTTATATTCAAGGATATATTTACGCGGACTTACGAATTCGAAGTGAGAAATGATGATGTCTTCATAGTTACATTTCCGAAATGTGGAACAACTTGGATGCAGGAAGCCGCTTGGTTACTACTAAATAACTTGGACTATGAGGAGGCGAGTAGAACACATTTGTTTAAGCGCAGCGTTTACATGGA CATCAGTATGTTATATGATACAAGGTACGAGGACAGCATAGCATTGGCTGCACAGCTCAAATCGCCACGATGCATCAAATCTCATTTCCCACCGCATTTATTGCCGCGCCAAATTTGGAAAAAGAAG TTGATTTACTGTGCTCGCAATCCGAAAGACGTTTTGACATCCTTCAGCCACTTTATACGCGGCAAGGGTGCCTATCAAGGCAATCCGGAGGACTTTCTTGACGACTTCTTAAATGCTAATATAACTTATACACCTTTCTGGCCTCACGTTTTTACCATGTGGCAAATGCGCACCGAGCCTAATGTCTTTTTCGCCACTTTTGAGGAAATGAAACGCAATCTGCGGGGTGTTTTGGAGCGTTTAAATGTGTTTTTGGAGAAACCCACTTTGACTGAAGCGCAGATGGAGAAGCTATTGAAGCACCTGTCATTCGAAAACATGAAAG CAAATCATCAAACGAATCCAACAGAACTAATTAAAAGTTCTGGCCAAAGGACTGTAGCTACTGACTTCGA ATTTATGCGTCGTGGCATAGTTGGCAGCTACAAAGATGAATTGCCTGAGAGAGATCAGCGGCGCATTAATGAATGGTCTGAGCAATTCCTTAACCAATTTAACGTTAGTGAAGTCGATATTTTTGGCGATACCTAA
- the LOC106619928 gene encoding sulfotransferase 1 family member D1 isoform X3, whose translation MLHIAPKQTIPDDPIRFTKRREIIKVSTDGDFIPLKWKWAETWFTAPLIFKDIFTRTYEFEVRNDDVFIVTFPKCGTTWMQEAAWLLLNNLDYEEASRTHLFKRSVYMDISMLYDTRYEDSIALAAQLKSPRCIKSHFPPHLLPRQIWKKKVKLIYCARNPKDVLTSFSHFIRGKGAYQGNPEDFLDDFLNANITYTPFWPHVFTMWQMRTEPNVFFATFEEMKRNLRGVLERLNVFLEKPTLTEAQMEKLLKHLSFENMKANHQTNPTELIKSSGQRTVATDFEFMRRGIVGSYKDELPERDQRRINEWSEQFLNQFNVSEVDIFGDT comes from the exons atgttgCATATCGCCCCAAAGCAAACTATACCCGATGATCCAATACGATTTACAAAAAGGCGGGAAATAATTAAAGTGTCTACTGATGGCGATTTTATACCCCTCAAGTGGAAGTGGGCTGAAACTTGGTTCACAGCGCCCCTTATATTCAAGGATATATTTACGCGGACTTACGAATTCGAAGTGAGAAATGATGATGTCTTCATAGTTACATTTCCGAAATGTGGAACAACTTGGATGCAGGAAGCCGCTTGGTTACTACTAAATAACTTGGACTATGAGGAGGCGAGTAGAACACATTTGTTTAAGCGCAGCGTTTACATGGA CATCAGTATGTTATATGATACAAGGTACGAGGACAGCATAGCATTGGCTGCACAGCTCAAATCGCCACGATGCATCAAATCTCATTTCCCACCGCATTTATTGCCGCGCCAAATTTGGAAAAAGAAGGTAAAG TTGATTTACTGTGCTCGCAATCCGAAAGACGTTTTGACATCCTTCAGCCACTTTATACGCGGCAAGGGTGCCTATCAAGGCAATCCGGAGGACTTTCTTGACGACTTCTTAAATGCTAATATAACTTATACACCTTTCTGGCCTCACGTTTTTACCATGTGGCAAATGCGCACCGAGCCTAATGTCTTTTTCGCCACTTTTGAGGAAATGAAACGCAATCTGCGGGGTGTTTTGGAGCGTTTAAATGTGTTTTTGGAGAAACCCACTTTGACTGAAGCGCAGATGGAGAAGCTATTGAAGCACCTGTCATTCGAAAACATGAAAG CAAATCATCAAACGAATCCAACAGAACTAATTAAAAGTTCTGGCCAAAGGACTGTAGCTACTGACTTCGA ATTTATGCGTCGTGGCATAGTTGGCAGCTACAAAGATGAATTGCCTGAGAGAGATCAGCGGCGCATTAATGAATGGTCTGAGCAATTCCTTAACCAATTTAACGTTAGTGAAGTCGATATTTTTGGCGATACCTAA
- the LOC106619927 gene encoding N-acetylgalactosaminyltransferase 6, which yields MYVKLSVLHRKLWRKRILFEVFLICIILITTHQLYTHRNGAEETQRKADKGGLAEWRDWHDYGAIAREALREGIGEQGRPAALPSGYDKEVAAASWLVYGFNALLSEKISFERAVPDFRHLRCRSMTYHKELPSTSIIIVHRNEHPSVLQRTLHSLWNRTPYELLHELILVDDFSTSPLFEVSLEQKLLAKFGAKLKILKLTEHQGLIRARVAGARMATGEALVFLDTHVEATQNWLPPLLQPIVNDPYTSTTPNIDIIDYDNFEYIEGTPARGGFDWNFVYVELPLLPEEQAALPAPHNNPIMNGGLFAIGAKFFWHLGAYDVGLEVWGGEQFELSFKIWMCGGRLLEVPCSRLGHLYRDPKFNVKYTNGTDDYQGKNFKRVASVWLDEYQEVLYKHNPELLRIKVGDISARRALRERLQCKPFKWFLETVAPDFVRMYPPFAPPDYASGALQSVAVPQLCLDSIQLPVEHHIGDLRPCSPNLQQPVDSQNWQLTFHRDLRQANENCLDVQSKEPNASIWLWPCHYEGGNQFWYYDHQSQLLMQGEPWTERRCLEANVNTRRSYMNICDSNNVNMKWNFGLVNQSLLDNFFKGLQANVEIK from the exons ATGTACGTCAAATTATCAGTTTTACACAGAAAACTCTGGAGAAAACGAATACTTTTTGAAGTTTTCTTGATTTGCATTATTTTGATTACTACTCACCAGCTTTACACCCATCGAAATGGAGCCGAAGAAACTCAGCGGAAGGCAGATAAGGGAGGGCTTGCAGAGTGGCGGGATTGGCACGACTATGGCGCTATAGCACGTGAGGCCCTGCGCGAGGGAATAGGTGAGCAAGGTCGGCCGGCAGCTTTGCCAAGTGGCTATGACAAGGAGGTAGCCGCAGCAAGTTGGCTTGTTTACGGTTTCAACGCTTTGCTAtctgaaaaaatttcatttgagcGAGCGGTGCCCGATTTCCGTCACTTGCG TTGTCGCAGCATGACCTACCACAAAGAGCTACCCAGTACGAGTATAATTATAGTTCATCGCAACGAACACCCATCGGTGCTACAGCGCACCCTTCACAGTCTTTGGAACCGGACACCATACGAGCTATTACACGAACTCATTTTAGTGGACGATTTTAGCACATCGCCACTCTTTGAGGTCTCGCTTGAGCAGAAATTGTTGGCGAAATTTGGTGCGaaactgaaaatattgaaactaaCGGAACATCAGGGGTTAATAAGAGCGCGTGTTGCCGGCGCACGTATGGCGACCGGGGAAGCATTGGTATTTCTTGACACACATGTAGAGGCCACGCAAAATTGGTTGCCGCCCTTGTTGCAACCGATTGTCAACGATCCATACACTAGTACCACGCCGAATATTGACATAATTGATTACGACAACTTCGAGTATATAGAAGGAACACCTGCACGTGGTGGATTCGATTGGAATTTTGTTTACGTAGAATTACCGCTGTTGCCTGAGGAGCAGGCGGCACTTCCAGCACCGCATAATAATCCAATAATGAATGGTGGGCTCTTTGCCATAGGTGCGAAGTTCTTCTGGCATTTAGGCGCTTACGACGTGGGCTTGGAAGTATGGGGAGGTGAGCAATTCGAGCTCAGTTTTAAGATCTGGATGTGCGGCGGTCGTTTATTGGAAGTGCCCTGTTCGCGGCTTGGTCATCTCTACCGTGACCCAAAATTTAATGTCAAATACACTAATGGTACAGATGATTATCAGGGGAAG AATTTCAAGCGTGTCGCATCAGTTTGGTTGGATGAATACCAAGAGGTACTTTATAAGCATAATCCAGAACTGCTCCGAATTAAAGTCGGTGATATAAGCGCAAGACGCGCCTTACGAGAAAGGCTTCAATGTAAGCCCTTTAAGTGGTTTCTCGAAACAGTAGCGCCAGATTTTGTAAGGATGTATCCACCATTCGCGCCACCTGATTATGCATCTGGTGCTTTACAGAGCGTTGCCGTGCCCCAACTTTGCTTGGATTCAATTCAGCTTCCAGTAGAGCATCATATAGGTGATCTACGACCCTGCTCACCAAATCTTCAACAGCCAGTTGACTCACAAAATTGGCAGCTCACTTTCCATCGTGATCTGCGGCAGGCCAACGAGAATTGTCTGGATGTTCAATCTAAGGAACCGAATGCTTCCATTTGGCTATGGCCATGCCATTACGAAGGCGGTAATCAGTTTTGGTATTATGACCACCAATCACAGTTATTGATGCAAGGCGAGCCTTGGACGGAGCGCAGGTGCTTGGAGGCGAATGTTAATACCCGAAGGTCATATATGAATATCTGTGATTCCAATAATGTAAATATGAAATGGAACTTTGGTTTAGTGAACCAGTCTTTGCTAGATAACTTTTTTAAGGGATTACAAGcaaatgttgaaataaaatag